In the genome of Neisseria animaloris, one region contains:
- a CDS encoding surface lipoprotein assembly modifier, which translates to MQTNTHRSGRLKASFASFAKTSLTAALLLFTYATTAQTLTPEQKPEPIQPELPELVSEQPVWQTSEAASATIQDIDEATLLARPQLLNLLLDKSVLRNDFDGIGVLLPVYRKLPSSNRDPILLQLAESKLAMHQGRFGEAVAGLRNLIAEKPELDVIRMYLAIALFYNRQNLAAKDQFTKLLAQSNLPEPEKQAINRFLDELRQHHRWQFSGGANYAYEPNINNAPIVKQQGNLDTQSQPESAHGISYHLGAEKDWALPHGFTAKFSTDIHGKHYPAHKQYNDLLVNTAAGIGYRNARFDAEIMPFVSKRWWQGHKEESGLKPFSESFGTTLSLNSRLNRRWRLNQYARIEKINHEHRFRFDGIRRQIGHTLIYQSSPRQAWFGGFDLQRETLYDPDNSNHQWTASLGWIQEWPKGFSTRTRAAWSKQTYHAPMPWPILKIRKDRTLQLHLSVWHRNIHFWGITPRITWQHTRNKSNVFLYDYRKQNMFIEFSKTF; encoded by the coding sequence ATGCAAACCAACACACACCGTTCAGGCCGTCTGAAAGCGAGCTTTGCGAGTTTCGCCAAAACGAGCCTCACCGCTGCCTTGTTGCTGTTCACATACGCCACAACGGCACAAACGCTCACCCCTGAACAAAAACCCGAACCCATCCAACCCGAGCTGCCCGAACTGGTATCCGAACAGCCCGTATGGCAAACCTCCGAAGCAGCGTCCGCTACCATACAGGATATCGACGAAGCCACTTTGCTCGCCCGGCCGCAACTGCTCAACCTGCTGCTGGATAAAAGCGTATTGCGCAACGACTTTGACGGCATCGGTGTATTACTGCCCGTTTACCGCAAACTGCCCTCAAGCAACCGCGACCCTATCCTTTTGCAATTGGCCGAAAGCAAACTTGCCATGCACCAAGGCCGCTTTGGTGAAGCCGTAGCCGGACTCCGCAACCTGATTGCCGAAAAACCCGAGTTAGACGTGATCCGCATGTATCTGGCAATCGCCCTGTTCTACAACCGCCAAAACCTCGCCGCCAAAGACCAATTTACCAAACTTCTCGCCCAATCCAATCTACCCGAACCCGAAAAACAAGCCATTAACCGCTTTCTCGACGAACTCAGACAACACCACCGCTGGCAATTCAGCGGCGGAGCCAACTACGCCTACGAACCCAATATCAACAACGCCCCTATCGTCAAACAGCAAGGCAACCTCGACACCCAATCGCAACCCGAAAGTGCCCATGGCATCAGCTATCATCTCGGCGCAGAAAAAGACTGGGCACTGCCGCACGGCTTCACCGCCAAATTCAGCACCGACATCCACGGCAAACACTACCCCGCCCACAAACAATACAACGACCTGCTGGTCAATACCGCCGCAGGTATCGGCTACCGCAACGCACGTTTTGATGCCGAAATCATGCCATTCGTTTCCAAACGCTGGTGGCAGGGTCATAAAGAAGAAAGCGGCCTGAAGCCTTTTTCGGAGAGCTTCGGTACTACCCTCAGCCTAAATTCCCGCCTCAATCGCCGCTGGCGACTGAACCAATACGCCCGCATCGAAAAAATCAATCACGAACACCGCTTCCGCTTCGACGGCATCCGCCGCCAAATCGGCCACACATTGATTTACCAATCCAGCCCGCGCCAAGCATGGTTCGGAGGTTTCGATTTACAGCGCGAAACCCTGTACGACCCCGACAACAGCAACCACCAATGGACGGCATCGCTGGGCTGGATACAGGAATGGCCCAAAGGCTTCAGCACCCGCACCCGCGCCGCATGGAGCAAACAAACTTACCATGCTCCCATGCCTTGGCCGATTCTAAAAATCCGAAAAGACCGTACCTTACAGCTACACCTTTCCGTCTGGCACCGCAACATCCATTTCTGGGGCATTACCCCGCGGATTACCTGGCAGCATACCCGCAACAAAAGTAATGTGTTTCTCTATGATTACCGCAAACAGAATATGTTTATAGAATTTTCCAAAACATTTTAA